The Synechococcales cyanobacterium T60_A2020_003 genome window below encodes:
- the grxD gene encoding Grx4 family monothiol glutaredoxin: MTSDAQTRIESMIKDNKIFVFMKGNKLMPQCGFSNNVVQILNTLGVPYETFDVLSDESIRQGIKAFSNWPTIPQVYINGEFIGGSDIMIELYQKGQLQEMVEVALAS; encoded by the coding sequence ATGACTTCAGATGCTCAAACCCGAATCGAGTCCATGATCAAAGACAACAAAATCTTTGTGTTCATGAAAGGCAATAAGCTGATGCCCCAGTGCGGCTTCTCCAACAACGTTGTCCAAATTCTCAATACTCTAGGTGTACCTTACGAAACCTTTGATGTCCTCTCCGATGAGAGCATTCGCCAAGGAATCAAGGCATTTTCCAACTGGCCGACGATTCCCCAGGTCTACATCAATGGGGAGTTCATTGGCGGATCGGACATTATGATTGAGCTTTATCAGAAGGGACAGCTTCAGGAGATGGTGGAAGTCGCCTTGGCGTCCTAG
- a CDS encoding BolA family transcriptional regulator, with translation MINPDQVQAMIKTHLPDAEVQIQDLTGGGDHYQAVVVSSAFQGKTLVQQHQLVYGAVKAAMASNDIHALALKTYTPEEWQTIQAV, from the coding sequence ATGATTAACCCCGATCAAGTTCAAGCGATGATCAAGACCCATTTGCCCGATGCAGAAGTGCAAATTCAGGATCTCACGGGCGGTGGCGATCACTATCAAGCTGTTGTTGTATCTTCGGCTTTTCAAGGGAAGACCTTGGTGCAACAACATCAACTGGTGTACGGAGCGGTGAAGGCGGCCATGGCCTCAAACGATATTCATGCTCTTGCCCTCAAAACCTATACTCCCGAGGAGTGGCAGACGATTCAAGCGGTGTAG
- a CDS encoding HAD-IIIA family hydrolase: MVKRAVFLDRDGVLNIEAGYIHHVEDLNLIPGVASAVRSLNDQGFFCCLVSNQSGPARNYYPKSHVDALHDRLCMLLWDEAGAKLDALYYCPDLSLPEGGENPDFTRWTTWRKPNTGMLVAAAWEYDLDLPSSFMVGDKATDVDLAHNAGCTGILVQTGYGDRVLSGDYQHHTQPDFIANDLAAAVDWILQNRAVKL; encoded by the coding sequence ATGGTCAAACGCGCAGTGTTTCTCGATCGCGACGGGGTGCTCAACATCGAAGCGGGGTATATCCATCATGTTGAGGATCTCAACCTGATCCCAGGGGTTGCCTCTGCGGTGCGATCGCTCAACGATCAAGGGTTCTTTTGCTGTCTGGTCTCCAACCAATCTGGCCCAGCCCGAAATTACTATCCCAAGTCCCACGTTGATGCGCTTCACGATCGCCTCTGTATGTTGTTATGGGATGAGGCAGGCGCTAAGCTGGATGCGCTCTATTACTGCCCTGATTTGAGTCTGCCCGAAGGGGGAGAGAATCCGGACTTCACGCGCTGGACGACCTGGCGCAAACCCAACACGGGAATGCTTGTCGCTGCCGCATGGGAGTATGACTTAGATTTGCCCTCTAGTTTTATGGTGGGCGATAAGGCAACCGATGTGGATCTCGCCCACAATGCAGGCTGTACCGGGATCTTGGTGCAAACGGGGTATGGCGATCGCGTCCTCAGCGGTGATTACCAGCACCACACCCAGCCCGACTTTATCGCGAACGACCTAGCGGCTGCTGTGGACTGGATTTTGCAAAATCGTGCGGTGAAACTATAG
- a CDS encoding glycosyltransferase family 9 protein: MRIVALVPGGIGDQILFFPTLDDLKQAYPEATIEVIVEPRATSAYRVNKSVSEVIPYDFKSSSSPADWANILGILRDRYYDVAISLGQRWTVGFLLWLTGIPTRIGYGGSAATFLLTNPVPLNKDQYAAYMYHDLLKGLGIAKASPNPSITIPKKDLDWGDGERQRLGIADTGYVIIHGGSSQLAQVKGIDKIYPVESWQQIVQDFQQRQPDLPIVVVQGPEDEKLVAQLTQACPGLKVTKPGDIGKLAAMIAGANLMLCTDSAPMHLAIALNVYTLALFGPTDPAKLMPKDEKFIGIKSPTGNMADISPEDVLKRVWGG, translated from the coding sequence ATGCGGATAGTAGCTCTTGTCCCTGGCGGGATTGGCGATCAGATTCTATTCTTTCCGACCCTCGATGATCTCAAGCAAGCCTACCCTGAGGCCACCATTGAGGTAATCGTCGAGCCACGAGCCACCAGCGCGTACCGAGTCAACAAATCAGTCAGTGAGGTCATTCCCTACGACTTTAAGAGCAGTAGTAGTCCGGCTGATTGGGCCAATATCTTAGGAATTCTGCGCGATCGCTACTATGACGTTGCTATCTCGCTAGGACAGCGCTGGACGGTGGGTTTCTTGCTCTGGCTCACCGGGATTCCTACCCGCATTGGATACGGTGGCAGTGCGGCTACCTTCTTGCTGACAAACCCAGTGCCGCTGAACAAAGATCAGTACGCGGCCTACATGTATCATGACCTGCTGAAAGGACTGGGGATCGCCAAGGCCAGTCCAAATCCGTCGATTACGATTCCCAAAAAAGATCTGGATTGGGGCGATGGGGAACGTCAGCGCCTCGGCATTGCCGACACGGGTTATGTGATCATTCACGGTGGGTCGAGTCAGCTTGCCCAAGTTAAGGGAATCGACAAAATCTATCCTGTGGAAAGCTGGCAGCAGATCGTCCAAGATTTTCAGCAACGTCAGCCGGATTTACCGATTGTGGTGGTTCAAGGGCCAGAGGATGAAAAGCTGGTGGCGCAGCTCACGCAGGCATGTCCTGGATTGAAAGTCACCAAGCCTGGCGATATTGGTAAATTGGCAGCAATGATCGCAGGGGCAAACCTGATGCTGTGCACCGACAGTGCGCCTATGCATTTGGCGATCGCCCTCAACGTATACACGTTGGCGCTCTTTGGCCCCACCGATCCCGCAAAACTCATGCCCAAAGACGAAAAGTTCATTGGCATCAAGTCTCCGACGGGCAACATGGCCGACATCTCGCCTGAAGACGTGTTGAAGCGGGTTTGGGGTGGTTAG
- a CDS encoding 2-C-methyl-D-erythritol 4-phosphate cytidylyltransferase: MYLLIPAAGVGRRMGSDRNKLLLPLMDQPLLAWTLQAVKASNRIHWIGIIAQPGDVADFKDIVTALDLTKMVQFIPGGATRQESVYNGLSGLPAIAEHVLIHDGARCLATPELFDRCAEAIETCDGLIAGIPIKDTIKVVDGATRTIVDTPDRANLWAAQTPQGFRVDLLKDCHDKGVKQGWEVTDDAALFEKCGLPVQIVEGEETNLKVTTPIDLAIAEFILNQRKSQSE; encoded by the coding sequence GTGTATTTACTCATTCCAGCGGCAGGGGTTGGGCGACGGATGGGCAGCGATCGCAATAAGCTGCTTCTACCTCTCATGGATCAACCGTTGCTGGCTTGGACACTGCAAGCCGTAAAGGCATCCAATAGAATTCACTGGATTGGCATCATCGCCCAACCGGGGGACGTTGCTGACTTTAAGGACATTGTGACCGCCCTAGATCTCACAAAGATGGTGCAATTCATTCCCGGTGGCGCAACGCGGCAAGAGTCAGTCTACAACGGGTTGAGCGGTTTGCCTGCGATCGCCGAACACGTGCTAATTCATGACGGTGCCCGCTGCTTAGCCACACCGGAACTTTTTGACCGCTGCGCGGAGGCAATTGAAACCTGTGATGGTCTGATCGCTGGCATTCCTATCAAAGACACGATCAAAGTTGTAGATGGGGCTACCCGCACCATTGTCGATACGCCGGATCGCGCTAACCTGTGGGCTGCCCAGACGCCCCAAGGGTTTCGGGTCGATCTGCTAAAGGACTGTCACGACAAGGGCGTCAAACAGGGCTGGGAAGTGACCGATGATGCCGCGTTGTTTGAAAAGTGTGGTCTACCTGTGCAGATCGTGGAGGGGGAAGAGACAAACCTGAAAGTGACGACTCCCATCGATTTGGCGATCGCTGAATTCATTCTAAATCAACGCAAAAGTCAGTCTGAGTAA
- a CDS encoding alpha/beta hydrolase: MTHFFNPLSQHGVWFGEVAANVRKAALATVLLGCGSLFVGAQGAIAAETVTLRLANDELTITIDQLKTFAETGELLPEVQEFFDTNRQDAPLLRSLISDEVVVGTGLEDFLESSSGEFVVMQIDRLVSQLPSASTIDAIRIALRGSYENDGRFSILEIAELYPESNIYLDLQGLQTVYNDVKTFVERIRPALETAKEYLQDLLCDCESSETSTTATPASAEDTTEPAETVEPEPESTETDDQNSSLLPSSDSAPSLQSRECNNSPSANSANEAENSEVTTTVIGLTNSL; encoded by the coding sequence ATGACACATTTTTTTAATCCTTTATCACAGCATGGTGTTTGGTTTGGAGAGGTCGCTGCAAACGTAAGAAAAGCTGCACTCGCTACGGTGCTTTTGGGATGCGGAAGTCTGTTTGTAGGGGCTCAGGGGGCGATCGCCGCTGAAACGGTCACTCTGAGACTGGCGAATGATGAATTAACCATCACCATTGATCAACTCAAGACCTTCGCAGAAACGGGTGAGTTATTGCCAGAAGTTCAAGAATTCTTTGATACAAACCGCCAAGATGCTCCCCTTCTCCGCAGCCTAATTTCGGATGAAGTTGTGGTTGGAACAGGTCTAGAAGATTTTCTGGAGTCTTCCTCCGGAGAGTTTGTTGTCATGCAGATTGATCGATTGGTGAGCCAGTTGCCTAGTGCTAGTACGATCGACGCTATTCGGATAGCGTTGCGAGGGTCTTACGAGAATGATGGTCGCTTTTCGATCTTGGAAATTGCTGAACTATATCCTGAGTCCAACATTTACTTAGATCTGCAGGGGCTACAGACTGTATACAACGACGTCAAAACCTTTGTAGAACGCATTCGTCCCGCTCTAGAAACTGCAAAAGAGTATCTTCAAGATTTGCTTTGCGATTGCGAATCCTCTGAAACCTCGACGACAGCGACTCCTGCATCAGCGGAAGACACTACGGAGCCTGCAGAAACGGTAGAACCAGAACCAGAATCTACCGAAACAGACGATCAGAACTCATCACTGCTTCCCTCGTCGGATTCTGCCCCATCTCTCCAAAGCCGCGAGTGTAACAACTCT